Proteins co-encoded in one Cricetulus griseus strain 17A/GY chromosome 1 unlocalized genomic scaffold, alternate assembly CriGri-PICRH-1.0 chr1_1, whole genome shotgun sequence genomic window:
- the Prf1 gene encoding perforin-1 — MAIHLFLLGLFLLLPPPVPAPCYTATRSECKQKHKFLPGTWLAGEGVDVTTLRHSRAFPVNTLNFLRPDRTCTLCKNSLKGDAIQRLPLAIAHWRPHGSGCQRKVATVKVSSTEGVARDAATNINNDWRVGLDVNPKPGANVHVSMAGSHSKVANFAAEKTSQDQYNFNTDTVECRLYSFRLVQRPPLHPDFRRALRNLPPNFNTSTKDAYDRLISSYGTHFITAMDLGGRISALTALRTCQLALDGLTADEVGDCLNVEAQVSIGAHASATSEYKACEEKKKQHKMTTSFHQTYRERHVEVVGGQLDSTMHDLLFGNQATPEQFSSWITSLTSSPGVVDYSLESLHMLVEDQNPRREALRQAISHYVVNKARWRDCSQPCRPGQHKSSRDSCQCMCHDSKVTNQDCCPRQRGLAQLVVTDFRAEHLWGDIFTASDAYVKVFFGGQELRTTTVWNNNNPKWTDRLDFGNVLLATSGPLRVQVWDADYGWDDDLLGSCDKSPKSGDHRTTCNLNHGSVTFVYHVKCLLHLTGETCLEYAPVKLPGDPPGNRSGAVW, encoded by the exons ATGGCCATACACTTGTTCCTCCTGGGCCTTttcctgctgctgccaccacccgTCCCTGCTCCTTGCTACACTGCCACTCGGTCAGAATGCAAGCAGAAGCACAAGTTCCTGCCAGGTACATGGCTGGCTGGGGAAGGTGTGGACGTGACCACCCTCCGCCACTCCCGAGCCTTCCCAGTGAACACACTGAATTTCCTGAGGCCTGACCGCACCTGCACCCTCTGTAAAAACTCCCTGAAGGGAGACGCTATACAACGCCTGCCCCTGGCAATTGCCCACTGGCGACCTCACGGCTCAGGCTGCCAGCGTAAAGTGGCCACAGTCAAGGTCAGCTCCACTGAGGGCGTGGCCCGGGATGCCGCTACTAACATCAATAATGACTGGCGTGTGGGGCTGGATGTGAACCCCAAGCCTGGAGCAAACGTGCATGTGTCCATGGCTGGCTCCCACTCCAAGGTAGCCAACTTTGCAGCCGAGAAGACCTCTCAGGACCAGTACAACTTTAACACTGACACCGTGGAGTGTCGCCTGTACAG TTTTCGCCTGGTACAGAGACCCCCACTGCACCCCGATTTCAGAAGGGCACTCAGGAACCTTCCTCCCAACTTCAACACCTCCACAAAGGATGCTTACGACAGGCTCATCTCCTCCTATGGCACCCACTTTATTACGGCTATGGACCTAGGTGGCCGTATCTCAGCCCTAACAGCCCTGCGTACATGTCAGCTGGCTCTGGATGGGCTCACGGCTGATGAGGTAGGAGATTGCCTGAATGTGGAGGCCCAAGTCAGCATCGGTGCGCATGCCAGTGCCACAAGCGAATACAAAGCCTGtgaggagaagaagaaacagcACAAGATGACCACCTCTTTCCACCAGACCTACCGAGAGCGTCACGTCGAAGTGGTTGGAGGCCAACTTGATTCCACGATGCATGACCTGCTCTTTGGGAACCAGGCCACACCTGAGCAGTTCTCATCTTGGATAACCTCACTGACCAGCAGTCCTGGTGTGGTGGACTACAGCCTGGAGTCCCTGCACATGCTGGTGGAAGACCAGAACCCGAGGCGGGAAGCGCTGAGACAGGCTATCAGCCATTATGTGGTAAACAAGGCTCGTTGGCGGGACTGTAGCCAGCCCTGTCGGCCAGGCCAGCATAAGAGTTCAAGAGACTCGTGCCAATGCATGTGCCACGATTCAAAGGTCACCAACCAGGACTGCTGTCCACGCCAGAGGGGCTTGGCCCAGCTGGTGGTGACAGATTTCCGGGCAGAGCATCTTTGGGGAGACATCTTTACAGCTTCTGATGCCTATGTGAAGGTCTTCTTTGGTGGCCAGGAGTTGAGGACCACTACAGTGTGGAATAATAACAACCCCAAGTGGACTGACAGGCTGGACTTTGGGAATGTGCTCCTAGCCACGAGCGGACCCCTGAGGGTACAGGTCTGGGATGCTGACTATGGCTGGGACGATGACCTTCTTGGTTCTTGTGACAAGTCTCCCAAGTCTGGTGACCATCGGACAACCTGTAACCTGAACCATGGCAGTGTGACATTCGTCTACCATGTCAAGTGTTTGCTCCACCTGACTGGAGAGACCTGCCTGGAGTATGCCCCAGTGAAGCTTCCAGGAGATCCTCCAGGAAACCGCAGTGGGGCTGTGTGGTAA